Within the Arthrobacter caoxuetaonis genome, the region CGGGAAGCACGGGCAATTCAACTGCGCCCCACTTGCACTGGAACATCGTGAACTGCGGCAACAAATTGAGCCGTGAAATTCCCAACACGGTTGAGATGGGCACTAACTACCCCAGGGGTGTCACTGCGGTAAGCCAGAACGGACTTTCGAACGGCCTTCCCGGAGCGGATGGTGAGCGCGTGTCCGACTTCAGTGGAGACGGGCAGTCCGATGTCCTGGGGGTCGACGGTAACGGCGACTTCTGGTACTACCCCCACAGCGGCAGCGGGCTCAGCGCCCGTAGTAAAATCGGCAGCGGCTGGGCAAACCACAAGCACGTGGTATCCGCAGACTGGAGCGGCGACGGCGCCGCTGACGTCATTGCCGTCGATCCTGGGGGAGACCTGTACTACTACCCGAACAACAACTACCAGCTCTCCAGTGCCACAAAAATCGGCAACGGCTGGGCCAACTACAAGCATGTTATGGCGGCTGACTGGAGCGGTGACGGGCAAGCCGATGTCATCGGTGTCGATGCCCAGGGTGACCTCTGGTACTACGCCCACAACGGAACCGGGCTCAGCGCCAAAGTCAAGATCGGCAGCGGCTGGGCTAACTACAAACAAGTGATGGCAGCTGACTGGAGCGGAGACGGGCAAGCCGACATCCTCGGTGTCGATGCCCAGGGTGACCTCTGGTACTACGCCCACAACGGAACCGGGCTCAGCGCCAAAGTCAAGATCGGCAGCGGCTGGGCCAACCACAAACAGGTTATTGCTTCAGACTGGAGCGGAGACGGGCAAGCCGATATCCTCGGTGTGGATGCCCAGGGTGACCTCTGGTACTACGCCCACAACGGAACCGGGCTCAGCGCCAAAGTCAAGATCGGCAGCGACTGGTCCACCTTCCTACACATCATGTAACAAGCATCAACGCGAAGAATCTTCCTTCCAGCGGAGACATGCGTCCGCTGGAAGGAGGATTTTTTGTTTGTTGGAACATCCGCAGTTCCATTGCTAACGACCAACCGTGTGTGTGCCGAACGGGACCGGGTACGCGGACAGGGAGCTGTGGTGACATTGGCAAGGATAAACGTTGAACGCTAACCGCATCCTCACCATAGCCTCCCTGACTGGCGCCGGTGCCCCGTCCGGCTATCCGGCCCGGCACCACCTGACCAAACCCATCCGTGCAGCCGCAGCGGCCGCCGGCGACAGCTCGGCAGTGAACCTCTGGGCAGGCACGGGGTTCCGGGCGGCAGGCCGCTGCCCCTCACTAGGCTCCTCGCAGACCTGGAACCCTGAGCCCTCCGGGACAAAAGAATAGTCCGCTCTCTGGACTGCCTACTGGCGGGGTCCTACGATACAAGGCACACTGGCCTGCGTGTGAGCCGGGCGGTGGACGGTCAGGACCTCCTGCGGACCCAAGGCGGCGTTGATGTCTACGTTGAAGTACTCAGCGGACGAAGGAACGACTGTACCTCCGCGCGTTGTGCCGGTGTCCAAGGGCAGGGCAGTGGTCGACTGGCTGACGACGACGGACCACAAAAAGGTCGGCTACCTGTACCTGATCACGTCGTTCATCTTCTTCTGCCTGGCCGGGGTGATGGCCCTGATCATCCGGGTCGAACTGTTCCAGCCCGGGCTGGAGATCGTGTCGTCGCGGGAGCAGTACAACCAGCTCTTCACCATGCACGGCACCCTGATGCTGCTGATGTTCGCAACTCCGCTGTTCGCCGGTTTCGCGAACGTGATGATGCCCCTGCAGATTGGTGCGCCCGACGTCGCCTTTCCCAGGCTCAATGCCCTGGCCTACTGGTTCTTCCTGTTCGGCTCCCTGATCGCCGTGTCCGGGTTCATCACGCCGCAGGGTGCAGCGTCCTTCGGGTGGACTGCCTACGCGCCGCTGTCCAACACGACGTTCTCCCCCGGGGTCGGGGGTGATCTGTGGGTCTTTGGGCTCGCCCTGTCCGGCTTCGGAACCATCCTGGGCTCAGTCAACTTCGTGACCACGATTATCTGCCTGCGTGCCCCCGGGATGACGATGTGGCGGATGCCAATCTTCACCTGGAACACCCTGGTGACCGCCATCCTGGTCCTGATGGCCTTCCCGCCGCTGGCCGCGGCCCTGTTCGCGCTTGGAGCGGACCGCAGGTTCGACGCCCATATCTTCGATCCGGAGAACGGCGGGGCCATCCTCTGGCAGCATCTGTTCTGGTTCTTCGGCCACCCCGAGGTCTACATCATCGCCCTGCCCTTCTTCGGGATCATTTCCGAGATCCTGCCGGTCTTCAGCCGAAAACCCATCTTTGGCTACAAGGGCCTGGTCTTTGCCACAATTGCGATCGCCGGGCTGTCCATGACCGTGTGGGCGCACCACA harbors:
- the ctaD gene encoding aa3-type cytochrome oxidase subunit I encodes the protein MSTLKYSADEGTTVPPRVVPVSKGRAVVDWLTTTDHKKVGYLYLITSFIFFCLAGVMALIIRVELFQPGLEIVSSREQYNQLFTMHGTLMLLMFATPLFAGFANVMMPLQIGAPDVAFPRLNALAYWFFLFGSLIAVSGFITPQGAASFGWTAYAPLSNTTFSPGVGGDLWVFGLALSGFGTILGSVNFVTTIICLRAPGMTMWRMPIFTWNTLVTAILVLMAFPPLAAALFALGADRRFDAHIFDPENGGAILWQHLFWFFGHPEVYIIALPFFGIISEILPVFSRKPIFGYKGLVFATIAIAGLSMTVWAHHMYVTGQVFLPFFAIMTMLIAVPTGVKFFNWIGTMWRGSVTFETPMIWALGFLITFLFGGLTGIILSSPPLDFHVSDTYFVVAHFHYVVFGTVVFAMFGGFYFWWPKWTGKMLNERLGKIHFWLLFLGFHMTFMIQHWLGVMGMPRRYADYLVEDNFTGMNQLSTIGSMILGFSMVPFLWNVYVTWRRGKKVEVDDPWGFGCSLEWATSCPPPRHNFTSLPRIRSERPALDLHHPELKPRANEKSDSVAANIFGAADMGSEDPKNPDPRQ
- a CDS encoding VCBS repeat domain-containing M23 family metallopeptidase, with protein sequence MFKKIMGATIAAVVIASTGLVGGLPAAQAAPGAPFKLPYPAGFGYQITQSPSSSFSHNDNYNRHAVDIGMPTGATVVASAAGTVYSSGWDGGGGGYMVLINHGNDRCSQYAHLKTNPLVGYGQSVAQGQHIGYSGSTGNSTAPHLHWNIVNCGNKLSREIPNTVEMGTNYPRGVTAVSQNGLSNGLPGADGERVSDFSGDGQSDVLGVDGNGDFWYYPHSGSGLSARSKIGSGWANHKHVVSADWSGDGAADVIAVDPGGDLYYYPNNNYQLSSATKIGNGWANYKHVMAADWSGDGQADVIGVDAQGDLWYYAHNGTGLSAKVKIGSGWANYKQVMAADWSGDGQADILGVDAQGDLWYYAHNGTGLSAKVKIGSGWANHKQVIASDWSGDGQADILGVDAQGDLWYYAHNGTGLSAKVKIGSDWSTFLHIM